Proteins encoded in a region of the Vicia villosa cultivar HV-30 ecotype Madison, WI linkage group LG5, Vvil1.0, whole genome shotgun sequence genome:
- the LOC131601946 gene encoding uncharacterized protein LOC131601946, translating to MDPISDLLEITGEDDSLLSGANGSTAADIFSCSPLVSIRSRPLQTEQPAEGIEITSVVSEDLTSSPKVSQQSQQKKRKKKFGGFNLRKSLAWDRAFFTEQGVLNPTELSMISGTATPNSKSNLEVIDEEELATTSRALQEIEGNLFKHSSGGVSIRAKKIGAVSGLSPKPGASVKRTPPVASLGKRKVLATNNVGNKYKRSAIPRTIPSSSYPCHCLFRCL from the exons ATGGATCCTATTTCCGATCTCTTAGAAATCACCGGCGAGGACGATTCTCTACTCTCCGGCGCCAACGGTTCTACCGCCGCCGACATTTTCTCATGCTCTCCTCTTGTATCTATCAGATCCCGCCCTCTTCAAACCG AGCAACCAGCAGAGGGAATCGAAATTACTTCGGTAGTTTCTGAAGATTTGACTTCGTCTCCGAAAGTCTCTCAGCAGTCTCAGcagaagaaaaggaagaaaaaattcgGTGGGTTCAATTTGCGCAAAAGTTTGGCATGGGATAGAGCTTTCTTTACTGAACAAG GTGTTTTGAACCCCACAGAGCTTTCTATGATCAGTGGCACTGCCACACCTAATTCGAAGTCAAATTTGGAAGTTATAGATGAAGAAGAACTTGCTACAACTTCAAGAGCATTGCAGGAAATCGAAGGAAATCTGTTTAAACATTCATCCGGAGGTGTTTCAATCAGAGCGAAAAAGATTGGTGCTGTTTCTGGCTTATCACCAAAGCCTGGTGCATCGGTCAAACGAACACCACCCGTTGCTTCCTTG GGAAAGAGGAAAGTGCTTGCAACCAACAATGTTGGAAATAAATATAAGCGCAGTGCTATTCCAAGGACGATACCTTCTTCATCATATCCTTGCCATTGCTTATTTAGATGCTTATAA